A part of Desulfobulbaceae bacterium DB1 genomic DNA contains:
- a CDS encoding IS256 family transposase has product MAIDKEILDRLLADYNYQKPEELIGENGLLKQLTKALLERALQAEMTVHLGHEKHGTIVTKGGNARNGNSAKTIKGDFGKMPIEVPRDRDSSFDPVIIPKGQTRFPGFDDKIISLYSRGMTTREIQGHLEDIYGVDVSPTLISTVTDAVADEVKVWQNRPLDPIYPIVYMDAIRVKVRDNGHVKNKAVYLAIGITMDGVKDVLGMWVAENEGAKFWLQVVTELRNRGVQDIFIACVDGLKGFPEAIETVFPFTQVQLCLVHMVRNSLKYVSWKQRKEVAADLKAIYQSPTAEQAEMELMTFEEKWDKTHPSIGQSWRRNWERITPFFAYSPEIRKVIYTTNAIESLNMSLRKVTKNRGSFPNDESMLKLLYMALNNIAKKWTMPIRDWKAALNRFSILFGDRMPAY; this is encoded by the coding sequence ATGGCCATTGATAAAGAAATTTTGGATCGTTTACTTGCCGACTACAATTACCAGAAGCCCGAAGAACTGATCGGTGAAAACGGGCTGCTCAAGCAGCTCACCAAGGCCTTACTGGAGCGGGCGTTACAGGCGGAAATGACCGTCCACCTGGGCCACGAAAAACATGGAACCATCGTCACCAAAGGCGGTAATGCCCGAAATGGTAACTCTGCAAAGACCATCAAGGGCGACTTCGGTAAAATGCCGATTGAGGTCCCGCGCGACCGCGACAGCAGTTTCGATCCGGTCATCATTCCCAAAGGGCAAACCCGCTTTCCCGGCTTTGACGACAAGATTATCTCTCTCTACTCCCGAGGGATGACTACCAGGGAGATTCAGGGGCACTTGGAAGACATTTACGGAGTTGATGTCTCTCCCACCCTGATTTCAACGGTCACCGATGCCGTTGCTGACGAGGTTAAAGTTTGGCAAAATCGCCCGTTGGACCCCATTTATCCCATTGTTTACATGGACGCTATCCGGGTTAAGGTGCGCGACAATGGGCATGTTAAGAACAAGGCGGTCTATCTGGCTATTGGCATCACCATGGACGGCGTCAAGGATGTCCTGGGAATGTGGGTTGCCGAAAACGAGGGCGCCAAGTTCTGGTTGCAGGTAGTGACTGAGCTAAGAAACCGTGGCGTGCAGGATATTTTCATTGCCTGCGTCGATGGCCTCAAGGGTTTTCCTGAAGCCATTGAGACGGTTTTCCCCTTCACCCAGGTCCAGCTCTGTCTCGTCCACATGGTGCGCAATTCCCTGAAATATGTCTCATGGAAACAGCGCAAAGAGGTGGCTGCGGATCTCAAGGCCATTTACCAATCGCCAACAGCCGAGCAGGCCGAAATGGAACTGATGACCTTTGAAGAAAAATGGGACAAAACGCATCCGTCCATCGGCCAATCCTGGCGAAGAAATTGGGAAAGAATCACCCCATTTTTTGCGTATTCGCCCGAGATACGCAAGGTGATATATACCACCAATGCTATTGAGTCGTTGAACATGTCACTGCGCAAAGTTACCAAGAACCGGGGTTCATTTCCCAATGACGAGTCGATGCTTAAACTGCTTTACATGGCGCTGAACAATATCGCCAAAAAATGGACTATGCCAATCAGAGACTGGAAGGCTGCCTTGAACCGCTTTTCAATCTTGTTCGGCGACAGAATGCCTGCATATTGA